From one Pseudomonas fluorescens genomic stretch:
- the lolA gene encoding outer membrane lipoprotein chaperone LolA — MRLIRMLLVSAMALSSASAIAAEADAARLTQLLDKSKTITARFSQLTLDGTGTQLQETTGQMAVQRPGLFYWHTDAPAEQVVVSDGKNVTLWDPDLEQATIKKLDQRLTETPALLLSGDVSKISQSFDITSKEQGEVMDFVLKPKTKDTLFDSLRLSFRRGLVNDMQLIDSVGQRTNILFTGVKANENIPASTFKFDVPKGADVISE, encoded by the coding sequence ATGCGCCTGATTCGCATGCTGTTGGTTTCCGCTATGGCCCTGTCCAGCGCTTCGGCAATTGCCGCCGAGGCTGATGCGGCGCGCCTGACCCAGTTGCTGGACAAGTCTAAAACCATCACCGCCAGATTTTCTCAACTGACCCTCGATGGCACCGGCACCCAGTTGCAGGAAACCACCGGGCAGATGGCCGTGCAGCGCCCGGGCCTGTTCTACTGGCACACCGATGCACCGGCCGAGCAGGTGGTGGTGTCGGACGGCAAGAACGTCACCCTGTGGGACCCGGACCTGGAACAGGCTACCATCAAGAAACTTGACCAGCGTTTGACCGAAACCCCGGCACTGCTGCTGTCCGGTGACGTCTCGAAGATCAGCCAGAGCTTCGACATCACCTCCAAGGAGCAGGGCGAGGTCATGGATTTCGTGCTCAAGCCGAAAACCAAGGACACCCTGTTCGACTCGCTGCGCCTGTCGTTCCGTCGTGGCCTGGTCAATGACATGCAACTGATCGACAGCGTCGGCCAGCGCACCAACATCCTGTTCACCGGGGTGAAGGCCAACGAGAATATCCCGGCGAGCACGTTCAAATTCGACGTCCCCAAGGGTGCGGATGTCATTTCCGAGTAA
- the ftsK gene encoding DNA translocase FtsK, with protein MKKSTATSSPLPVPLWRQQLHYRLKEGALIAVGALCLYLWMALLTYDQADPGFSHTSNVEQVQNAAGRAGAYFADILFMVLGYFAYIFPLLLAIKTWQIFRERHQPWQWSGWLFSWRLIGLVFLVLSGAALAHIHFHSAASLPASAGGALGESLGDLAKNALNVQGSTLMFIALFLFGLTVFTDLSWFKVMDVTGKITLDLFELFQGAANRWWEARNERKRLVAQLREVDEQVHDVVAPVAPDRREQAKAKERIIERDQALSKHVAERVQQPAPVIMPAPAKAPEPSKRVQKEKQAPLFVDSAIEGTLPPISILDPAEKKKVNYSPESLAGVGHLLEIKLKEFGVEVSVDSIHPGPVITRYEIQPAAGVKVSRIANLAKDLARSLAVTSVRVVEVIPGKTTVGIEIPNEDRQIVRFSEVLSSPQYDEAKSPVTMALGHDIGGKPVITDLAKMPHLLVAGTTGSGKSVGVNAMILSILFKSGPEDAKLIMIDPKMLELSIYEGIPHLLCPVVTDMKDAANALRWSVAEMERRYKLMAAMGVRNLAGFNRKVKDAEEAGEPIYDPMFKRESMDDVPPLLKTLPTIVVVVDEFADMMMIVGKKVEELIARIAQKARAAGIHLILATQRPSVDVITGLIKANIPTRMAFQVSSKIDSRTIIDQGGAEQLLGHGDMLYMPPGTSLPIRVHGAFVSDDEVHRVVEAWKQRGAPDYNDDILNGVEEAGSGFDGGGGGGDGDDAETDALYDEAVQFVLESRRASISAVQRKLKIGYNRAARMIEAMEMAGVVTAMNTNGSREVIAPGPSRD; from the coding sequence TTGAAGAAATCCACCGCAACATCCAGTCCTTTGCCCGTGCCGCTCTGGCGCCAGCAGCTGCACTATCGGCTCAAGGAAGGTGCGCTGATCGCCGTGGGCGCGCTGTGCCTGTACCTGTGGATGGCCTTGCTGACCTACGACCAGGCCGACCCGGGCTTCAGCCACACCAGCAACGTCGAGCAGGTGCAGAACGCCGCCGGCCGTGCCGGTGCCTACTTCGCCGACATCCTGTTCATGGTTCTGGGCTATTTTGCCTACATCTTCCCCTTGCTGCTGGCGATCAAGACCTGGCAGATCTTCCGCGAACGCCACCAGCCGTGGCAGTGGAGCGGCTGGCTGTTTTCCTGGCGCCTGATCGGCCTGGTGTTCCTGGTGCTATCGGGCGCGGCGCTGGCGCATATCCATTTCCATTCCGCCGCCAGCCTGCCGGCATCGGCCGGTGGCGCGCTGGGCGAAAGCCTCGGCGACCTGGCCAAAAATGCGCTGAACGTGCAGGGCAGTACCCTGATGTTCATTGCCCTGTTCCTGTTCGGCCTGACCGTGTTCACCGACCTGTCGTGGTTCAAGGTCATGGACGTCACCGGCAAGATCACCCTCGACCTGTTCGAATTGTTCCAGGGCGCCGCCAACCGCTGGTGGGAAGCGCGCAACGAGCGCAAGCGCCTGGTGGCGCAGCTGCGCGAGGTCGACGAGCAGGTCCATGACGTAGTCGCCCCGGTAGCACCGGATCGACGCGAGCAGGCCAAGGCCAAGGAGCGCATCATCGAGCGCGACCAGGCCCTGAGCAAACACGTGGCCGAGCGCGTGCAGCAGCCAGCGCCGGTGATCATGCCGGCCCCGGCCAAGGCGCCGGAACCGAGCAAGCGCGTGCAGAAAGAGAAGCAGGCGCCGTTGTTCGTCGACAGCGCCATCGAAGGCACCTTGCCGCCGATCTCGATCCTCGACCCGGCAGAAAAGAAAAAGGTCAATTACTCGCCAGAATCCCTGGCCGGCGTTGGCCACCTGCTGGAAATCAAGCTCAAGGAATTCGGCGTCGAAGTTTCGGTGGACTCGATCCACCCGGGCCCGGTGATTACTCGTTACGAAATCCAGCCGGCCGCTGGCGTCAAGGTCAGCCGCATCGCCAACCTGGCCAAGGACCTGGCCCGTTCCCTGGCGGTGACCAGCGTGCGTGTGGTCGAGGTGATCCCCGGCAAGACCACCGTCGGTATCGAGATCCCCAACGAAGACCGGCAGATCGTGCGCTTCTCCGAAGTGCTGTCGTCGCCGCAATACGACGAAGCCAAGTCGCCGGTCACCATGGCCCTGGGCCACGACATCGGCGGCAAGCCGGTGATCACCGACCTTGCGAAGATGCCGCACCTGCTGGTGGCCGGTACTACCGGTTCCGGTAAGTCGGTGGGGGTCAACGCGATGATCCTGTCGATCCTGTTCAAGTCGGGCCCGGAAGACGCCAAGCTGATCATGATCGACCCGAAAATGCTCGAGCTGTCGATCTACGAAGGCATTCCGCACCTGCTCTGCCCGGTGGTCACCGACATGAAGGACGCTGCCAACGCCTTGCGCTGGAGCGTCGCCGAGATGGAACGTCGCTACAAACTGATGGCGGCCATGGGCGTGCGTAACCTGGCCGGCTTCAACCGCAAGGTCAAGGACGCCGAAGAAGCGGGCGAGCCGATCTACGACCCGATGTTCAAGCGCGAAAGCATGGACGACGTGCCGCCGCTGCTGAAAACCCTGCCGACCATCGTCGTGGTGGTCGATGAATTCGCCGACATGATGATGATCGTCGGCAAGAAGGTCGAAGAGCTGATCGCGCGTATCGCCCAGAAGGCCCGTGCCGCCGGTATCCACTTGATTCTCGCAACCCAGCGGCCGTCGGTGGACGTGATTACCGGCCTGATCAAGGCCAACATCCCGACGCGGATGGCGTTCCAGGTATCGAGCAAGATCGACTCGCGGACCATCATCGACCAGGGCGGCGCCGAGCAGTTGCTTGGCCACGGTGACATGCTCTACATGCCGCCGGGCACCAGCCTGCCGATTCGTGTGCATGGCGCCTTCGTTTCCGATGACGAGGTCCATCGCGTGGTCGAGGCCTGGAAACAGCGTGGCGCCCCGGACTACAACGATGACATCCTCAACGGCGTCGAAGAGGCCGGCAGCGGCTTTGACGGCGGCGGTGGCGGCGGTGACGGCGACGATGCCGAAACCGATGCGCTGTACGATGAAGCCGTGCAGTTCGTGCTGGAAAGCCGCCGTGCGTCCATCTCCGCCGTACAGCGCAAGCTGAAGATCGGCTACAACCGCGCCGCGCGAATGATCGAGGCGATGGAAATGGCCGGTGTGGTCACCGCCATGAACACCAACGGTTCGCGCGAAGTGATTGCCCCCGGGCCGTCCCGCGACTGA
- the aat gene encoding leucyl/phenylalanyl-tRNA--protein transferase: MLTWLSRDTLTFPPLDKALRDPNGLLAAGGDLSAERLVQAYRHGCFPWYSDGQPILWWSPNPRTVLFPDELHVSRSLRKFIRQGHYQVSFDQDFAAVINACAAPRGYADGTWITDSMQAAYLKLHQQGFAHSVEVRQGGELVGGLYGLAMGRLFFGESMFSRADNASKVGFVALVEHLQQAGFVLIDCQMPTEHLHNLGARAIARATFADYLQRYLDQPNSASWVC; the protein is encoded by the coding sequence ATGCTGACCTGGCTGAGCCGCGACACCCTGACCTTTCCGCCGCTGGACAAAGCCCTGCGCGACCCCAACGGCCTGCTCGCCGCCGGCGGTGACCTGAGCGCCGAACGCCTGGTGCAGGCCTATCGCCACGGCTGTTTCCCCTGGTATTCGGACGGCCAGCCGATCCTCTGGTGGTCGCCCAACCCGCGCACCGTGCTGTTTCCCGACGAATTGCACGTGTCGCGCTCGCTGCGCAAGTTCATCCGCCAGGGCCACTACCAGGTCAGTTTCGACCAGGACTTTGCTGCGGTGATCAACGCCTGCGCCGCACCCCGCGGCTACGCCGACGGCACCTGGATCACCGACAGCATGCAGGCGGCCTACCTGAAGCTGCACCAGCAAGGCTTTGCCCATTCGGTCGAGGTGCGCCAGGGTGGCGAGCTGGTGGGCGGCCTGTACGGCCTGGCCATGGGCCGGCTGTTTTTCGGCGAATCGATGTTCAGCCGCGCCGACAACGCTTCCAAGGTCGGCTTCGTCGCCTTGGTCGAGCACCTGCAACAGGCAGGATTCGTCCTGATTGACTGTCAGATGCCTACCGAGCACCTGCACAACCTCGGCGCCCGTGCCATTGCCCGGGCCACCTTTGCCGACTACCTGCAGCGTTATCTCGACCAGCCAAACAGCGCCAGCTGGGTTTGCTAG
- a CDS encoding arginyltransferase, with the protein MTELARLKFYATQPHSCSYLPDEQATTLFLDPSQPMDVNVYADLSEMGFRRSGDHLYRPHCQNCNACVPARIPAARFLPNRQQKRILKRNADLTVSAARPAFKEEYFELYRRYIEQRHADGDMYPPSRDQFSTFLVRDLPFSRFYEFRLDGRLLAVAVTDLLPNGLSAVYTFYEPDEERRSLGRFAILWQITEALRLGLSAVYLGYWIKNCKKMNYKTQYRPIELLINQRWVTLN; encoded by the coding sequence ATGACAGAGCTGGCGCGGTTGAAGTTTTATGCCACTCAACCCCATTCCTGCAGCTACCTGCCAGACGAGCAAGCCACCACGCTGTTTCTCGACCCGAGCCAGCCGATGGACGTCAATGTCTACGCAGACCTGTCGGAAATGGGCTTCCGGCGCAGCGGCGACCACCTGTATCGCCCGCACTGCCAGAACTGCAACGCCTGCGTGCCGGCACGGATCCCGGCTGCGCGCTTTTTGCCCAACCGCCAGCAAAAACGCATCCTCAAGCGCAACGCCGACCTGACCGTCAGCGCCGCCCGTCCGGCGTTCAAAGAGGAATATTTCGAGCTGTACCGGCGCTACATCGAGCAGCGCCACGCCGACGGCGACATGTACCCGCCGAGCCGCGACCAGTTCTCCACCTTCCTGGTCCGTGACCTGCCGTTTTCACGCTTTTACGAGTTCCGCCTGGACGGGCGCCTGCTCGCCGTGGCGGTCACCGACCTGCTGCCCAACGGCCTGTCGGCGGTGTACACCTTCTACGAGCCGGACGAAGAACGGCGCAGCCTGGGCCGCTTTGCCATCCTCTGGCAGATCACCGAAGCCCTGCGCCTGGGCCTGAGCGCGGTCTACCTCGGTTACTGGATCAAGAACTGCAAAAAGATGAACTACAAGACCCAGTACCGCCCCATCGAGCTGCTGATCAATCAACGTTGGGTGACGCTGAACTGA
- the infA gene encoding translation initiation factor IF-1, giving the protein MSKEDSFEMEGTVVDTLPNTMFRVELENGHVVTAHISGKMRKNYIRILTGDKVRVELTPYDLSKGRITYRAR; this is encoded by the coding sequence ATGTCGAAAGAAGACAGCTTCGAAATGGAAGGCACTGTCGTCGACACCCTGCCCAACACCATGTTCCGTGTGGAGTTGGAAAATGGGCACGTCGTTACCGCGCACATCTCCGGAAAGATGCGCAAGAACTACATTCGTATTCTGACCGGTGACAAGGTCCGCGTCGAACTGACGCCTTATGACCTGAGCAAGGGGCGCATCACCTACCGCGCCCGCTAA